A window of the Gossypium arboreum isolate Shixiya-1 chromosome 2, ASM2569848v2, whole genome shotgun sequence genome harbors these coding sequences:
- the LOC108466463 gene encoding uncharacterized protein LOC108466463 — MGKKRSLKSKAVHFVTDLTTGLLNPISDKSSKPPETVSEPKISQVESINKEDDRGDLVDGPDTSSFTAFLYSLLSSSESGHNVNLDEEDDREETGDGSDTKTKENGVRKSLLSKGKQSFRALYQATRIIGYRNQDNKVDSAKKSDDDDDDKAGAKFDGLEMRHMQNVEEHLDSEDLPETSEPSLLLTEKTRNALYGSLPALVQGRKWLLLYSTWRHGISLSTLYRRSVLWPGLSLLVVGDRKGAVFGGLVEAPLKPTNKKYQGTNNTFVFTNGPGGPVIYRPTGANRYFTLCSTEFLAMGGGGHFALYLDGDLLNGSSLFSETYGNPCLASTKDFEVKEVELWGFVHGSKYEEILASSRTEMPGICRW, encoded by the exons ATGGGAAAGAAAAGGTCTTTGAAGAGCAAAGCTGTGCACTTTGTAACTGATCTTACCACTGGACTTCTTAACCCCATCTCTGATAAATCATCTAAGCCTCCT GAAACTGTGAGTGAGCCAAAAATAAGTCAAGTAGAGTCAATTAACAAAGAGGATGATAGGGGGGATCTTGTTGATGGCCCCGATACGTCTTCCTTTACCGCATTCCTCTATTCGTTATTGTCTTCTTCGGAATCAGGTCACAATGTGAACCTTGATGAGGAAGATGATCGAGAGGAAACTGGTGATGGATCCGACACAAAAACGAAAGAGAATGGTGTAAGGAAAAGCTTACTTTCTAAAGGTAAGCAATCATTTAGAGCTCTTTACCAAGCTACTAGGATAATTGGATACCGAAATCAAGACAACAAGGTCGATTCTGCCAAGAaaagtgatgatgatgatgatgataaggCTGGTGCTAAATTCGACGGACTTGAGATGAGACATATGCAAAATGTCGAGGAACATTTGGATTCTGAAGATCTTCCGGAAACTTCTGAACCATCATTGCTTCTTACGGAGAAAACAAGAAATGCCCTTTATGGATCACTTCCGGCTCTTGTTCAAGGGAGAAAGTGGTTATTGCTCTACAG TACATGGAGGCACGGTATATCACTGTCAACATTGTATAGAAGAAGCGTGCTCTGGCCCGGCCTCAGTTTACTG GTTGTTGGAGACCGTAAAGGTGCAGTGTTTGGTGGCCTGGTTGAGGCGCCCCTAAAACCGACTAATAAGAAATATCAG GGAACAAATAATACCTTCGTTTTCACAAATGGACCTGGTGGCCCGGTTATATACCGTCCAACAG GTGCGAATCGATATTTCACTCTCTGTTCCACAGAATTTCTAGCAATGGGTGGTGGCGGCCATTTTGCGCTCTATCTAGATGGTGATCT TTTGAATGGATCTAGCTTGTTCTCCGAAACCTACGGAAATCCCTGTCTTGCGTCCACTAAAGACTTCGAAGTAAAGGAGGTTGAG TTGTGGGGCTTCGTACACGGATCAAAATACGAGGAAATACTTGCTTCAAGCAGAACAGAGATGCCTGGAATTTGCCGCTGGTAA
- the LOC108465437 gene encoding BTB/POZ domain-containing protein DOT3 produces the protein MSLLATYLLLTFTQTAPYFCFICSSPIYTVPSYSTSQILLLQEEHITMKSLQMPHSQSPVGSDADGTDHQPYDQSIVVPNKLILAADSFERKELSWFATTQIPTDLAIQVQDVIFNVHKYPLVSKCGYIRQLELQPSISKFRHDLKLEKFPGGPDTFEMILQFCYGLPADLNPNNIAALRCASEYLEMTEEFEDGNLITKAEAFLTFVVLASWKDTITVLKSCETLSPWAENLQIVRRCCDSIAYKASRENSSTGEIVSEESWWFDDMATLRIDHFMRITTAIRAKGTKAEIIGKCIMHYAGKWLPDMDGGLEGLRGYVFGKSELQFSVLRRKEEESAGQNKEQRTIIESLVSMLPSQNGAVSCKFLLQMLKTAMVYSASPALITDLEKRIGLMLEDANANDLLIPNYKDEDQGLMLNSPEQRTMHNIDVVQRILDYFLMHEQQQQQQKIGKTTVSKLLDNYLAEIARDPNLSITKFQALAESLPENARSCDDGLYRAIDIYLKTHPSLSEHDRRRLCKIMNCEKLSFDACMHAAQNDRLPLRIVVQVLFSEQAKMRMAMQGKESSIIADNSEQEEPRPSTNTEIKNLKSELENVKTKMAELQNDYSDLQQEYEKITSKHKNASPWILNWRKIKNSLHVVAENDDNGDGQQRQNKPGFRLSFRRRRSVS, from the exons ATGTCCCTTCTAGCCACATACTTGCTCCTCACATTTACTCAAACTGCACCCTACTTTTGTTTCATATGTTCTTCACCCATTTATACAGTACCAAGTTACTCAACAAGCCAAATATTACTATTGCAGGAAGAGCACATTACCATGAAATCTCTTCAAATGCCTCACTCTCAAAGTCCTGTTGGAAGTGACGCCGATGGCACCGATCATCAACCCTATGACCAAAGCATCGTCGTTCCAAATAAGCTCATCCTGGCAGCTGATAGCTTTGAAAGGAAAGAACTCTCATG GTTTGCCACAACTCAAATCCCTACAGATTTAGCAATCCAAGTTCAGGATGTCATCTTTAATGTTCACAAG TATCCCTTGGTATCAAAATGTGGCTACATCAGACAGCTGGAACTTCAGCCTTCAATCTCAAAATTCAGGCATGATCTCAAGCTTGAGAAATTTCCAGGTGGACCAGATACATTTGAGATGATTCTACAATTTTGTTACGGTCTCCCAGCAGACTTGAACCCAAATAATATAGCAGCACTTAGATGTGCATCTGAATATCTAGAGATGACAGAAGAATTTGAAGATGGAAATCTCATAACCAAGGCAGAAGCTTTTCTAACGTTTGTAGTCCTGGCTTCCTGGAAAGACACTATTACAGTCCTCAAATCTTGTGAAACCCTGTCTCCATGGGCAGAAAACCTTCAGATTGTCAGAAGATGTTGCGACTCAATAGCTTATAAGGCCTCAAGAGAGAATTCATCAACTGGAGAAATAGTTAGTGAAGAAAGCTGGTGGTTTGACGACATGGCTACCCTTCGCATTGATCATTTCATGAGGATTACGACAGCAATTAGAGCAAAAGGAACAAAAGCAGAGATCATAGGGAAATGCATAATGCATTATGCAGGTAAGTGGCTGCCAGACATGGATGGGGGACTGGAAGGACTGAGAGGATATGTATTTGGAAAGAGTGAGTTGCAATTCAGTGTTTTGAGAAGGAAGGAAGAAGAGAGTGCAGGACAAAACAAGGAACAAAGAACGATTATCGAAAGCTTAGTAAGCATGCTTCCTTCTCAAAATGGAGCTGTTTCATGTAAGTTCTTGTTGCAGATGTTGAAAACAGCCATGGTGTATTCTGCATCTCCAGCTCTTATAACAGATCTAGAAAAGAGAATTGGATTGATGCTGGAAGATGCCAATGCAAACGATCTACTGATTCCTAATTATAAGGATGAAGATCAAGGACTAATGCTAAA TTCACCTGAGCAGCGAACGATGCACAACATAGATGTGGTGCAAAGGATTTTGGACTATTTCCTGATGCATGAACAACAACAACAGCAACAAAAGATAGGGAAAACAACTGTTAGTAAGCTATTGGACAATTACTTGGCTGAAATAGCAAGGGATCCAAACCTTTCCATCACAAAATTTCAAGCTCTTGCTGAATCCTTGCCAGAAAATGCTCGATCATGTGATGACGGTCTCTATAGAGCCATTGATATCTATCTAAAG ACTCATCCTTCATTATCTGAGCATGACCGCAGAAGATTATGCAAAATAATGAACTGTGAAAAACTATCATttgatgcatgcatgcatgctGCACAAAATGATCGGCTGCCCCTAAGAATTGTTGTCCAG GTTTTATTTTCAGAGCAAGCAAAGATGAGGATGGCAATGCAAGGTAAGGAATCATCAATAATAGCTGATAATTCTGAACAAGAGGAACCCCGACCATCCACAAACACAGAGATAAAGAACCTCAAATCAGAACTCGAGAATGTGAAGACAAAGATGGCAGAACTACAaaatgactactctgaccttcagcAAGAGTATGAGAAGATAACAAGCAAGCACAAGAATGCATCACCTTGGATTTTGAACTGGAGGAAGATTAAGAACTCTTTACATGTGGTGGCAGAAAATGATGACAATGGAGATGGACAGCAAAGGCAAAATAAACCTGGTTTTAGACTCAGCTTTAGACGCAGGCGATCGGTGTCGTAA